A stretch of DNA from Jatrophihabitans endophyticus:
GTGAACAGCACCGACGAGCGCAGCGCGGAGTCGCTGAACACCTTGCGGTAGTTGTCGATCCCGGCGAACCCCTTGTTGGCCGGCGACAACGCGTTCCAGCGCATGAAGGAGATGACCAGCGTCGCGACGAACGGCAGCTGGGTCACGACGACCATGAAGATCAGGCCGGGCAGCAGCGGCGCCCTGCGCATCCACTTGTCGCGGCCGGTGACCAGCCCGGTGCCGTTGCCCGTGGGCTCGGGCACCTCGGCTTCGCGTTCCGCGACCGGGGCGGCCGGTGCCGCGCCCGACGTTGCGCTCGACATGGCGTCCCCCTACTTGTACGTGTCGCCGACGGTGGACGCGAGATCCTGGCCGGTGTCGAGCGCGCTCTGCACCGACTGCTTGCCGGCGATGGCGGCACTGAACTCCTGCGAGAACTTCGTCCCGAAGTCGGTGAACTCGGGAATGTCGACGAACTGGATGCCGACCCAGGGCCGCGGCTGGACCCCCGGTGAGCGCGGGTCGACCGACTGGATCGAGGACAGCGTCGGTTTCGCGAAGGCCCCCGCGATCTTCAGATAGTCCGGGTTGGAGTAGGTCGAGGTGCGCTTGCCGGCGGGCACGTTGGCCCAGCCGAGTCGGCGTCCGACGAGCTCCTCGTACTTCTTGCTCGAGGCCCACTCGACGAAGCGCGCCGCCTTGTCCTTGTGGTCGCTCGCCTTCTCGATCGCCCACGACCACGCGAACAGCCAGCCCGCCGTCTTCGTCTTGACGACCGGCGCCGGGACGTAGCCGATCTTGCCGGCCACCGGCGAGCCCTTGGCCTCGAGCGATCCCGCCGCGGAGGTCGCGTCGTACCACATGGCGACCTTGCCCTGCTGCAGGTTGGTCAGGCACTCGGTGAAGCCGGCCTGGGCCGCGCCGACCTCCCCGTGTCGGCGGACGAGGTCGACGTAGAAGTCGGCGGCCTGCTTGAAGGCGGGCGAGTCGACCTGCGCGTTCCAGTCCTTGTCGAACCAGGTCCCACCGAAGGTGTTGACGAGGGTCGTGAACGGCGCGAGCACCTGACCCCAGCCGGGCTGGCCCCGCAGGCAGATGCCGCGCATCCCCTGCTGCGCGCCGTCGGCCTTGGCCGCGAGGGCCGCCACCTGCTGCCAGGTCGGGTGCGGCGGCATCGTCAGTCCCTTCTTGGCGAAGACGTCCTTGCGGTACATCAGGAAGGACGACTCGCCGTAGAAGGGCTCGCCGTAGATCTTGCCGTCGTCGCCGGTCAGGCTCTGGGCGATCGGCTTGAGGATGTCGGCCTGGTCGAAGGACGCGTCGTTCCTCACGTAGCGGTCCAGCGGCTCGAGCCAGCCGTTCTTCGAGTAGAACGGGATCTCGTAGTTCGACAGCGTGGCGACGTCGTACTGATGCGCCTGGCTCGAGAACTCCTGGCTGGCCTTGTCGCGCAGGTCGTCCTCGGGCAGCACGGTGAAGCTGAGTTTGATGCCGGTCTCCTTGGTGAACTCCGGCGCCAGCTTCTGCAGATCGATCATCTGCGGGTTGTTCACCATGAGCACCCGGACCGTGCCCGCGCCCCCCGTGTCGCCCCAGCCCTGCGCACCGCAGGAGGCGAGCGCTCCCGTCAGCAGCGGCACGGCCAGCACCGCCAGCGCCGCGCGAATCGTCCTACCCCGCACGAATCCTCCTCGACTCGTCAGGACACCGATAGCTCAAACGAGCGCCAGCCCGCTCGGAAATCTCCGGACGAAACTCCCGCTTGCCGGTGGTCGCTGTCAACGGTTTCTGACAAACTGGAAGTCAACGCGCTCACATGAGCGGTGCCGGCGAGGGGGTGCACGGTGTCGCCCACACCAGGCCAGCACGTGCTGCTCGCCCGCGTCGCGCGGCTCTTCTACCTCGACGAGCTGTCCAAGAGCGACATCGCCGATCGGCTCGGCATCAGCCGTTTCCGGGTCGCCCGGCTGCTCGAGACCGCCCGCCGCGAGGGCATCGTGTCGATCCGCATCGAGTCACCCGCCGGTGTCGACACCGAGTTGTCCGTCCAGCTGCAGGAACGGTTCGGCCTGGCCCACGCTGTGGTGATCGAGCACGGGGGCGAGGACATGCCCGAGCTGCGCCGACGGCTGGGGCAGGTGGCGGCCGGGGTCCTGAGCGAGATCGTCACCGCCGACGACGTCCTGGGTCTGGCGTGGGCACGGTCGCTGCAGGGCGTCGGCGCCGCGGTGCGCAGCATCGCGGCGTGCCCCGTGGTCCAGCTGACGGGTGCGCTGTCCGGGCCCGACGGAAGCGACGTGCTCGAGCTCGTCCGCTCGGTGGCGCAGGCCGGCGGCGGGACCCCGCACGTGTACTACGCGCCGCTCGTCGCACCGGACGCCGCCTCGGCCCGCGTCGTGCTGCGCCAGCCCGACGTCGCGCGTGCCCTCGAGCTCGCCGACCGCGTCACCGTCGCGGCGGTGGGGATCGGCGCCTGGGAACCGGGACTGTCGACCATCTACGACATGGTGGAGCCCGAGGCCCGCGAGCAGGCCAGTGCCCTGGGCACCATCGGCGAGATCTCCGGCGCGCTCGTCGGTCGCGACGGCCACTCCATCTCCGGTGCGTTGAGCAAGCGCATCATCGGCGTCACCGGCGACCAGCTACGGCGCGCCGGCACCGTCATATCGGTCGCGTACGGCCGCGGCAAGGCCGACGCCGTCCGGGCCGCCCTGCGCGGCGGCCTCGTGAACGGTCTCGTCACCCATACCGAGCTCGCCCGCGCGCTGCTGGTCGCCGACCAGCGCGCGACCGAACCGGCCGCCGCCGATGCCGGCTGACGAGCTGCTCGCCGGCGGCACCGCGAACCGCGGCCGCGTCTTCCGCGTGGGCGACACCGTGCACCGCCCGCGCGGCGGGCACGCGCCCGCGGTCCACGCGCTGCTCGGTCATCTGCGCGACACGGGGTTCCGCGGCGCGCCCGGCGTCGTGGACGGCGCCGCCGACGGTGGCCGCGTCGAGGTGCTCGACTACGTGCCCGGCACCGCGGCCGTCGAACCACTGCCCGGGTGGGCGCTGACCGACGACGCGCTGGCCACGGTCGGCTCGTTGCTGCGCAGCTTCCACGACCACGCCGCGAGCTTCGACGCCACGCCGCTGCGCTGGCAGCGGGCGGTGCCGCCGCCGTGGCGCGGCACCCTGGTGACGCACAACGACGTCAACCCCGCCAACGTCGTCTTCCGCGACGGCCGGGCCGTGGCCCTCATCGACTTCGACCTCGCCGCGCCCGGGAGCCGGCCCTGGGACCTTGCGATAGCGGCATGCTGCTGGGCGCCGCTGCGCGAACCCGCCGACGTCACCGACGACCGCGCCGGTGCGGCGGCCCGTCGGCTGCGGGCGCTGCTGGACGGCTACGGCGCCGACGCCATCCTGCGCACCGCGACCGTGGCCGCCTCCGCGACCGCGAACGCGTGGATCGCCGCCGTCATCCGCGACGCCAGCCAGGCCGGGCACCCGGCCTTCGGCCGCATGTGGGAGGCACAGGCGGAGATGTACCGGCGCGCGGGCGGCTGGATCGTCGCCCACCGCCGCGAGCTGCACGCCGCCGTCCGCTGACGCCTTCCTCGGCGAGTTGGTTGCTGCGAGCCGCTGTTTTGCCACCAACTCGCCGAGGAAGACGGTCAGTCGCTGTGGGCGTCGTAGACCGCGCGGAAGGCGTCGGCCAGGGCGGACCGCTGGGACAGCAGCGTGCGCAGCGCGTCGTACTCGACCCGCAGCCCGGCCACTCGGCTCGAGGAGGTGACGGTCGCGCGACGCTGCCCGCCGCCGAGCAGCGCCATCTCCCCGATGAGGTCGCCGGGTCCGAGCTCGGCGATCTGTTCGCGCTGGTGGAACACCAGCGCCGTGCCCTCCGTCAGCACGAAGCAGGCGTCGGCGGGGATGCCCTCCTGCACGAGCGGCCAGCCCGCCGGGAGCGTGAACGGGCCGCCGGCGTCGACCAGGGCGGCGACGTCGTCCTTGCTGCAGTCGGCGAACGTCGCGTACCCGGTGAGGGTCGAGGTCAGCTTGCGCTTGTCGCCACCGGGCATGAGCACTCCATCGGGTCGGGCGGACGCGATCGTCCGCGGCAGGATGCCCGCGAGCCTAGAGGCGGTGGTGCCGCGCGCGCATCACCGACGCGTGACGTCGTCCTCGGCCTGCTCGTGCCGGCCCGGCCCGTCGTGCGGGGGCGCGACGCCCGCGGCCTCGTGCGCGCCGCCCGGGTCGTCGTCGGTGCCGTCCGCCGTCGGGACCGCCGTCGGGACCGAGATCAGCGAGGCGGCGCCGCCCGGGTCGAGCGCCGGCGTCGGCGGTGCAGCCTCTGCGGCCCGCCGGGCGTCCTGCCCCGACAGCGTGCGCAGCGGGACCTCCCTGACCAGGATCGACAGCACGACGGCCAGGACCAGCAGCAGCCCGCCGACCAGGAAGACGTGGTCCATGGCGTCGGAGAACCCGACGAGGATCGGATGCTTCGCCTGCTCGCTCAGCGAGCCGAGCGCGCTGGTGTCGTTGAGGTCGAAGTTCGCGTACTGGCGCTGGTCGTTGCCCGACCGCGCGATCTCCTGCGGGATCTTGATCGCCGCCTGCGAGAACAGGATGGACAGGAAGACCGCGGTGCCCAGCGAGCCGCCCACCTGCCGGAAGAACGTCGCACTGGACGTGGCGACACCCATGTCGCGGGGATCCACGGCGTTCTGCATCGCCAGCACGATGCTCTGCATGTTCATGCCGAGCCCGAGGCCGAAGACGGCCATGAAGATGTCGGTCTGCCACAGCGGCGTGTCCGCGCCGACCTGGGTGAGGATCAGCAGACCGGCGACCATCAGGACCGAGCCCACGACCGGGAAGGCCTTGTACTTGCCGGTGCGCGAGGTGATCTGGCCGGCCACCAGCGACGCGGTCATGATGCCGGCGACGAGGGGCAGGATGAGCAGGCCCGCCTTCGTCGGCGAGGCGCCCTTCACGATCTGCAGGTACAGCGGGATCGCGGCGATGCCGCCGAACATCCCCATGCCGACGACCATCGACTGGGCCGAGCCGACCGCGAAGTTGCGGATGCGGAACAGCCGTAGCGGCAGCAGCGCCTCGTCGCCCGCCCGCGCCTCGACGCGGAGGAAGGCGGCGATCCCGATCGCGCCGATGACGTAGCAGACCCAGGCGCCGGCGGACAGGAAGCCCCACTCGCGCCCCTGCTCGGCGATGATGAGCAGCGGCACCAGACCCACCACCAGCGCGGCGGCGCCGGTCCAGTCGATGCGGTGGTCGCGGCGCGTGTGCTCGAGCTGCAGCACCCGCGTGACGACAGCCAGCGCGAGCGCGCCCAGCGGGACGTTGATGTAGAAGATCCAGCGCCAGCCCGAGATCCCGAAGATGTCGCTCTGCCCGGCGAGGAAGCCGCCGATGACCGGGCCGAGCACCGAGGACGTCGCGAAGACGGCCATGAAGTAGCCCTGGTAGCGGG
This window harbors:
- a CDS encoding ABC transporter substrate-binding protein, yielding MRGRTIRAALAVLAVPLLTGALASCGAQGWGDTGGAGTVRVLMVNNPQMIDLQKLAPEFTKETGIKLSFTVLPEDDLRDKASQEFSSQAHQYDVATLSNYEIPFYSKNGWLEPLDRYVRNDASFDQADILKPIAQSLTGDDGKIYGEPFYGESSFLMYRKDVFAKKGLTMPPHPTWQQVAALAAKADGAQQGMRGICLRGQPGWGQVLAPFTTLVNTFGGTWFDKDWNAQVDSPAFKQAADFYVDLVRRHGEVGAAQAGFTECLTNLQQGKVAMWYDATSAAGSLEAKGSPVAGKIGYVPAPVVKTKTAGWLFAWSWAIEKASDHKDKAARFVEWASSKKYEELVGRRLGWANVPAGKRTSTYSNPDYLKIAGAFAKPTLSSIQSVDPRSPGVQPRPWVGIQFVDIPEFTDFGTKFSQEFSAAIAGKQSVQSALDTGQDLASTVGDTYK
- a CDS encoding phosphotransferase enzyme family protein → MPADELLAGGTANRGRVFRVGDTVHRPRGGHAPAVHALLGHLRDTGFRGAPGVVDGAADGGRVEVLDYVPGTAAVEPLPGWALTDDALATVGSLLRSFHDHAASFDATPLRWQRAVPPPWRGTLVTHNDVNPANVVFRDGRAVALIDFDLAAPGSRPWDLAIAACCWAPLREPADVTDDRAGAAARRLRALLDGYGADAILRTATVAASATANAWIAAVIRDASQAGHPAFGRMWEAQAEMYRRAGGWIVAHRRELHAAVR
- a CDS encoding MDR family MFS transporter, which translates into the protein MASTTTASAPAADTSGGLSHKQIMSILSGLMIGMFLAALDQTIVATAIRTIGDDLHGLSIQAWVTTAFLITSTIATPLFGKLSDIYGRKPMFMIAIVVFVLGSMLCGISQSMYMLAAFRALQGIGAGGIMPLVLAIIGDIIPPRERARYQGYFMAVFATSSVLGPVIGGFLAGQSDIFGISGWRWIFYINVPLGALALAVVTRVLQLEHTRRDHRIDWTGAAALVVGLVPLLIIAEQGREWGFLSAGAWVCYVIGAIGIAAFLRVEARAGDEALLPLRLFRIRNFAVGSAQSMVVGMGMFGGIAAIPLYLQIVKGASPTKAGLLILPLVAGIMTASLVAGQITSRTGKYKAFPVVGSVLMVAGLLILTQVGADTPLWQTDIFMAVFGLGLGMNMQSIVLAMQNAVDPRDMGVATSSATFFRQVGGSLGTAVFLSILFSQAAIKIPQEIARSGNDQRQYANFDLNDTSALGSLSEQAKHPILVGFSDAMDHVFLVGGLLLVLAVVLSILVREVPLRTLSGQDARRAAEAAPPTPALDPGGAASLISVPTAVPTADGTDDDPGGAHEAAGVAPPHDGPGRHEQAEDDVTRR
- a CDS encoding cyclic nucleotide-binding domain-containing protein; this encodes MPGGDKRKLTSTLTGYATFADCSKDDVAALVDAGGPFTLPAGWPLVQEGIPADACFVLTEGTALVFHQREQIAELGPGDLIGEMALLGGGQRRATVTSSSRVAGLRVEYDALRTLLSQRSALADAFRAVYDAHSD
- a CDS encoding sugar-binding transcriptional regulator; translated protein: MSPTPGQHVLLARVARLFYLDELSKSDIADRLGISRFRVARLLETARREGIVSIRIESPAGVDTELSVQLQERFGLAHAVVIEHGGEDMPELRRRLGQVAAGVLSEIVTADDVLGLAWARSLQGVGAAVRSIAACPVVQLTGALSGPDGSDVLELVRSVAQAGGGTPHVYYAPLVAPDAASARVVLRQPDVARALELADRVTVAAVGIGAWEPGLSTIYDMVEPEAREQASALGTIGEISGALVGRDGHSISGALSKRIIGVTGDQLRRAGTVISVAYGRGKADAVRAALRGGLVNGLVTHTELARALLVADQRATEPAAADAG